From the genome of Haloarcula limicola, one region includes:
- a CDS encoding GNAT family N-acetyltransferase produces MDAVERPTFETNEARSVYQYVERHGTAARHRARAATELDTDEFREAVEHLLSKGYLADDGGTLSLALDVGSIETYENGSVTYTIRPARPDDFEGLVEAIRNVSDESTYVVAESVAEQLLYEDAVTRHNTVQSRVFFVATVDDEVVGWCHLDLPQLDKLRETAQLTVGVVSAYRGQDIGSQLIERGIEWARANGYRKLYNSVPATMEPALAFLEDHGWNTEGIRRNHYTVGDEQVDEVMMAYTFD; encoded by the coding sequence ATGGACGCAGTCGAGCGGCCGACGTTCGAGACGAACGAGGCCAGGTCCGTGTACCAGTACGTCGAGCGACACGGGACGGCGGCGCGCCACCGGGCGCGGGCGGCGACGGAGTTGGACACCGACGAGTTCCGAGAGGCGGTCGAGCACCTCCTCTCGAAGGGGTATCTGGCGGACGACGGCGGGACGCTCTCGCTGGCGCTGGACGTGGGCTCCATCGAGACGTACGAGAACGGCTCGGTCACCTACACCATCCGGCCGGCTCGGCCGGACGACTTCGAGGGGTTGGTCGAGGCGATACGGAACGTCTCCGACGAGAGTACGTACGTCGTCGCCGAGAGCGTCGCCGAGCAGTTACTGTACGAGGACGCGGTCACCCGGCACAACACGGTCCAGTCGCGCGTGTTCTTCGTGGCGACGGTCGACGACGAGGTGGTCGGCTGGTGTCACCTCGACCTCCCGCAGCTGGATAAGCTCAGGGAGACCGCTCAGTTGACCGTCGGCGTCGTCTCGGCGTATCGCGGACAGGACATCGGCAGCCAACTCATCGAGCGCGGAATCGAGTGGGCGCGGGCCAATGGCTACCGGAAACTGTACAACAGCGTCCCGGCCACGATGGAGCCCGCGCTGGCGTTTCTCGAAGACCACGGCTGGAACACGGAGGGCATCCGCCGGAACCACTACACCGTCGGCGACGAGCAGGTGGACGAGGTGATGATGGCCTACACGTTCGACTAG
- a CDS encoding magnesium transporter — translation MTVREVAAEAYRESLPVLALSAVGGLFAGVVLGGMEAELERVAGLLVLVPALLATRGNVYGSLGARLGSALHQGLVEPRFSLADERVNAAVAAALANGVLVSGLAAVLTVALLAGIERPAAPLMTLVGIALVAGLVSGLLLTIAVVSVVFVGYRRGLNPDTLAGPVVTTTGDVVGIATLLAATRFVLALGGG, via the coding sequence ATGACCGTCCGCGAGGTCGCCGCCGAGGCGTACCGGGAGTCCCTCCCCGTGTTGGCTCTCAGCGCGGTCGGCGGTCTCTTCGCGGGCGTCGTGCTCGGCGGGATGGAGGCGGAACTGGAGCGAGTGGCGGGCCTGCTCGTCCTCGTCCCGGCGTTGCTCGCCACCCGCGGGAACGTCTACGGGTCGCTGGGCGCGCGCCTCGGCTCCGCGCTGCATCAGGGACTCGTCGAGCCGCGCTTCTCGCTGGCCGACGAGCGCGTGAACGCGGCCGTCGCCGCGGCGCTGGCGAACGGCGTCCTCGTCAGCGGTCTCGCGGCGGTCCTGACCGTCGCGTTGCTGGCCGGCATCGAACGGCCGGCAGCGCCGTTGATGACCCTCGTGGGCATCGCGCTCGTGGCCGGCCTGGTCTCCGGACTCCTCCTCACGATCGCCGTCGTCTCCGTGGTCTTCGTCGGCTATCGGCGGGGGTTAAATCCCGACACGCTGGCCGGGCCGGTGGTGACGACGACCGGCGACGTGGTCGGCATCGCCACCCTGCTGGCGGCGACCCGCTTCGTCCTCGCGCTGGGAGGTGGCTGA
- a CDS encoding signal recognition particle protein Srp54 has translation MVLDDLGSSLRGTLDDLRGKSRISEEDIEDVVKEIQRSLLQADVDVALVKELSNNIERRALDEEPPAGTTPRDWVLRIVYEELVDLVGESTDIPLEEQTIMLAGLYGSGKTTTAAKMAWWFSTKGLRPAIIQTDTDRPGAYDQSKEMADRAEVDFYGDPDEDDPVKIARDGLEATQEADVRIVDTAGRDGLNEELIEQIERIEDEVRPDRNLLVLDAAMGQSAKSQAADFQEAIGIDGVVITKLDGTAKGGGALAAVDETDSTIAFLGSGETVKDIERFEPSGFISRLLGMGDLKQLTERVERAMEETTQGEDDDWEPEDMMEGSFTLKDMRKQMEAMNNMGPLDQVMDMIPGLGGGLMDQLPDDAMDVTQERMRDFEVIMDSMTEEELENPRVVGQSRTERISRGSGKPEERIRELLQQHKQMDQMLKQFQGMGDGDMERMMQQMQQQQGGGGGMGGMGGGGGPFG, from the coding sequence ATGGTACTCGACGACTTGGGGAGTTCGCTCCGGGGGACTCTAGACGACCTCCGGGGGAAGTCCCGCATCTCCGAGGAGGACATCGAGGACGTCGTCAAGGAGATCCAGCGCTCGCTGTTGCAAGCCGACGTCGACGTCGCGCTCGTGAAGGAGCTCTCGAACAATATCGAGCGTCGCGCCCTGGACGAGGAGCCGCCCGCCGGCACCACGCCGCGCGATTGGGTGCTCCGGATCGTCTACGAGGAACTGGTCGACCTCGTCGGCGAGTCCACCGACATCCCGCTCGAAGAGCAGACCATCATGCTCGCCGGCCTCTACGGCTCGGGGAAGACCACGACGGCCGCGAAGATGGCGTGGTGGTTCTCGACGAAGGGGCTCAGACCCGCGATCATCCAGACTGACACCGACCGCCCCGGCGCGTACGACCAGTCCAAGGAGATGGCCGACCGGGCGGAGGTCGATTTCTACGGCGACCCCGACGAAGACGACCCCGTGAAGATCGCCCGCGACGGCCTCGAAGCCACCCAGGAGGCCGACGTGCGCATCGTCGACACGGCGGGTCGAGACGGCCTGAACGAGGAGCTCATCGAGCAGATAGAGCGCATCGAAGACGAAGTAAGGCCCGACCGGAACCTCCTCGTGCTCGACGCCGCGATGGGCCAGAGCGCGAAGAGCCAGGCCGCCGACTTCCAGGAGGCCATCGGCATCGACGGCGTCGTCATCACGAAGCTCGACGGGACGGCGAAAGGCGGGGGCGCGCTCGCCGCCGTCGACGAGACGGACTCGACCATCGCCTTCCTCGGCTCCGGCGAGACGGTCAAGGACATCGAGCGCTTCGAGCCCTCGGGATTCATCTCCCGCCTGCTCGGGATGGGCGACCTGAAGCAGCTCACCGAGCGCGTCGAGCGCGCGATGGAGGAGACCACGCAGGGCGAGGACGACGACTGGGAACCCGAGGACATGATGGAAGGGTCGTTCACCCTCAAGGACATGCGAAAGCAGATGGAGGCGATGAACAACATGGGGCCGCTCGACCAGGTGATGGACATGATCCCCGGGCTGGGCGGCGGCCTGATGGACCAGTTGCCCGACGACGCGATGGACGTGACCCAAGAGCGGATGCGCGACTTCGAGGTCATCATGGACTCGATGACCGAGGAGGAACTGGAGAACCCCCGCGTCGTCGGCCAGAGCCGGACCGAACGTATCTCGCGCGGATCGGGCAAGCCCGAGGAACGCATCCGCGAACTGCTCCAGCAGCACAAGCAGATGGATCAGATGCTGAAGCAGTTCCAGGGGATGGGCGACGGCGACATGGAACGGATGATGCAGCAGATGCAACAGCAGCAGGGCGGCGGTGGCGGCATGGGCGGCATGGGCGGCGGTGGCGGCCCGTTCGGCTGA
- a CDS encoding nucleoside recognition protein produces MQTAVAALLGHPVLALLAEVAVRVLRIGAFISLGVFLANLAVAFGLVDRIAAVSRYLTAPANLPDEVGTAILTTTASPTAGYGMLADFRESGVLSDRATLVAVTINTFFGFAQHIVTFYAPVLIPILGARVGVLYVATRGLVALAITLTGIAAGAVLLDRSDAGTAAEQQEAAPDGGRTDAGRGGADHADASDVLDDGPESRAAAVRDAVGETVEKVGEILPRLAAIYLVVSLLVAYSEELLALFGGGGTAVTAAADGLAGLLGLPGAAVPVVAAFALDTTSGAVVIAPLVENGTFTARTAVATMLVGGIVSFAVSTFKRSIPFQYGIWGREFGSKVIAVNTALKVVWIALALVVLLV; encoded by the coding sequence GTGCAGACAGCCGTCGCCGCGCTCCTCGGACACCCGGTCCTCGCGCTGCTGGCCGAGGTGGCCGTCCGGGTGCTCCGCATCGGCGCGTTCATCTCGTTGGGGGTGTTCCTCGCCAACCTGGCGGTGGCGTTCGGCCTCGTCGACCGCATCGCGGCCGTCTCGCGGTATCTGACCGCGCCGGCGAACCTCCCCGACGAGGTGGGGACGGCCATCCTGACGACGACGGCCTCGCCGACGGCGGGCTACGGCATGCTCGCGGACTTCCGAGAGTCTGGCGTCCTCTCCGACAGAGCGACGCTCGTCGCGGTCACGATAAACACGTTCTTCGGGTTCGCCCAGCACATCGTCACGTTCTACGCGCCGGTGCTGATCCCGATCCTCGGGGCGCGCGTCGGCGTCCTCTACGTCGCCACGCGGGGACTGGTGGCACTCGCGATCACGCTGACCGGTATCGCCGCCGGAGCGGTCCTGCTGGATCGCTCGGACGCCGGCACGGCCGCTGAACAGCAGGAAGCCGCGCCCGACGGCGGCCGCACCGATGCGGGCCGCGGCGGTGCCGACCACGCCGACGCATCGGACGTACTGGACGACGGCCCCGAGAGCCGCGCGGCCGCGGTTCGGGACGCCGTCGGCGAGACGGTCGAGAAAGTCGGAGAGATCCTGCCCCGACTGGCGGCCATCTACCTCGTCGTCTCGCTGCTGGTCGCCTATTCCGAAGAACTGCTCGCGCTGTTCGGCGGCGGCGGGACCGCCGTGACCGCGGCCGCCGACGGGCTGGCGGGGCTGCTCGGGCTCCCGGGCGCGGCGGTACCGGTGGTCGCCGCGTTCGCGCTGGACACCACCTCCGGCGCGGTGGTCATCGCGCCGCTGGTCGAGAACGGGACGTTCACCGCGCGAACGGCCGTGGCGACGATGCTCGTCGGGGGCATCGTCTCCTTCGCCGTCTCGACGTTCAAGCGGTCGATCCCCTTCCAGTACGGCATCTGGGGCCGCGAGTTCGGCTCGAAGGTCATCGCGGTCAACACCGCGCTGAAAGTCGTCTGGATCGCCCTCGCGCTGGTCGTCCTGCTGGTCTAG
- a CDS encoding magnesium transporter has product MFPVLVVLTAIELGSGLVLDTFEGTLLRYPTLLVLVPVTIGMAGNLGSILASRLSTAFHLGLLSFDATDDRLAGNALATVGLAVTVFPLVGGGAWAVQAAVGVTRLAPGIVVAVALASGVTLAVLAVVVTTITTYAAYRFELDPDDVVIPVVTNVCDVLGVLVLFGVVRVLVSG; this is encoded by the coding sequence ATGTTTCCCGTACTGGTCGTCCTGACCGCCATCGAACTCGGGAGCGGACTCGTCCTCGATACCTTCGAGGGCACGCTGCTCCGATACCCGACGCTGCTCGTCCTCGTCCCCGTGACGATCGGGATGGCCGGCAACCTCGGGAGCATCCTCGCCTCGCGCCTCTCGACGGCGTTCCACCTCGGCCTGCTCTCCTTCGACGCGACCGACGACCGCCTCGCCGGCAACGCTCTCGCCACAGTCGGCCTCGCCGTCACCGTCTTCCCGCTCGTCGGTGGCGGCGCGTGGGCGGTCCAGGCCGCCGTCGGCGTGACGCGACTCGCCCCCGGAATAGTGGTCGCCGTCGCCCTCGCCAGCGGCGTCACGCTGGCGGTCTTGGCCGTCGTCGTCACCACGATAACGACCTACGCCGCCTACCGCTTCGAACTCGACCCCGACGACGTGGTCATCCCCGTCGTGACGAACGTCTGTGACGTGCTGGGCGTGCTGGTGCTGTTCGGCGTGGTTCGAGTGCTCGTGAGCGGATAA